TGGGATACCACTAAGTGTACCAATATACATGTAATGGAAGTACCAGAAGGATAGGAGAGATATAGAAGAAcgtaaaaaatatttgaagaaatcatggttgaaaacttctcaaattcgatgaaaaatattaatctaCTTACCCACAAAGGTCAATAAACTTCTAGTAGAATAAACACAAAGAGATCTACAGTAGACACATAATAGTAAAATCGCtgagaaacaaggaaaaaaatcttcaaagcaacaagagaaaagtgTCTTCTCACATCTAATGGAAtcaataagattaacagctgacttctcatcagaaacagtTGAGACCAGAAGGGAACAGGATGACATATTCCaagtggtgaaagaaaaaaacaagttcaACCACAAATCCTATAGCCggcaaaattatctttcaaaaagtaaggcagaagaaagaaattctgagaTAAATTAAACGAGAGAATTTGTTGCTAGCAGACCAaacttacaagaaatactaaaggaagttcTGCAGACTGAAAGCAAGTGACACCAGTGTTTATAATccacataaataaaatgaaaagcattGATAAAAGTAAGTTTTTATggtaaataattataaagaataCATAGTAAGTAATTATAAAAGAAAGTATAAATGCATGTTTATTCTCTGTTCTTCTTTTAACtagttttaaaaaagttatataaaacaATAAGTATATACCTTATTTGTGAAtggaaaacataaagaaatgtaatatatttaccAAAAATAGCACAAAAGAGTTAGCTAGGAGCAGAATGGTTTTGGAGTAATGAAATGATATCAAATGTAAATCTGAATCTGAGAAACAAATGAAGAtaaccagaaaaaataaataaggttaACATTACAAATGCTAGAAATATGCAAAcgttctcctttcttctcccatctcctttaaaattataagtaataattataacaatatattgttaagTTTGTAAGTAGGTGAACTATGTATTACAATAATAACAgaacaaaaggaggaaaaagaatagAGCTATGTAGGAGTAATGCTCCTATATCTCACTGGCATTGTTAGTATAAATCTGAAGTCAATCTGATAAGATATACATGTTAAGCTCTAgagcattcatttaaaatataatttaaaaatcaacaaaggaTTTAAAATGTCATACAGTGatccctcagtatctgtgggggCTTGGTTTCAAACCAAGGTTCCAAAAGAGGAACCCCACAGATACAAAAATTCACAGATGCTCAAGttctttatataaaattgtatactatttgcatataacctacatacATCATCCTGTATACATTAAATCattttagattacttataatacccaaTACAAGGTAAATAGTTGTTATTCTATATTGTTTAGGAAATCATGATTTTTGAAAAGCATGTACATGTTTAGTACACACACAACCAacctttttttcccaaatattttttatctgcagttggttgaatccatggatatgAAGGGTTGACTGTCatagaaaatattcacttaatgCAAACATAATATGtgtaatgaaaacataaaatgatgTTGTTGAAAAGGTGGACAACATGCATAAACAAGAAAGGGTTTCTGATAGTTTAAAACTATAAGaaagaatataatggaaatgtTATAAATAAAACCACGATATGGGAGATGAGGAATTATTTTCATAGGTTCATTGGTAGATTCAACATAGCTGAAGAAAGAATTAACAAACTTAAAAATAGGCCATAGCGTATGCATAGTACAAGTTTCCTAGGTTTcccactgctatggtttgaatgtccctttcaaaactcatgttgaactttgattgccattgtaatagtgttgagaggtggaacttttaagaggtaattaggttaTGAGGGTTATGCTCTCAGGGATAAGTTAATGTCATTATTGGGGGAGTAGATTCATTTTCATGAGCATGAATAAATTCATGAGAGGGCAAGAGAGTTTagcctctcttgctctctctccctcttgcaCTTCTGCCTTCCACTGTGGAATGACACAGCATGAAGGCCCTTGGCAATGCCAGCAAAATGCctttgaacttctcagcctccaaaatcatgagccaaataaacttcttttctttgtaaattacttaGCCTGTGCTATTCTAACAACAAAAACCAGATTAAGATAGAAAATGTGCACCAAGAGTGGGGCttttgctataaaaaatacctgaaaatgtggaagtggcttttaGCTGGGTAATGAGCAGAGGTTGGAAGAATTTGGAAGAGCAGGCTAGAAAAATTCTAGACTACCATAAATTGAACACTAAGGGAAATTCTGGTAAGAactcagaagaaaagaagaaatgtagaaaaatctgaaacttttaaaacattacttACGTGGTCGTAATTAGAGTATTGGTAGAAATATGAAAAGCAATGGCCATTTTGATGAAAGCTGAGTGAGAAAAGAGGAatgtccatcttttttttttaaagtaaaggcCATTCTTTTCATGAGGTGGCAAGAAACTTAACTGAATTGtgcctgtgttagtctgttctcacactgctataaagaaatacctgagactgggacatttatcaaaaaaaaaaagaggtttaattggctcatgattctataggctgtataagaagcatagtggcttctgcttttcAGGAGGCCTCTAGAAGCTTCTAATAatggctgaaggcaaaggagaagcaggcatcttacatggcaggggcaggagcaagagagagaagggaggtgctacacacttttaaatggccaggtctcatgagaactcactcacgatCTATCACAAGGACAGTGCCAAGGGGAATGGTGCTAAAACATTCATAAGAAATTTGCCCCCATGaatcaatcacttcccaccaggccccacctccaacattggggattacaattcaacataaggtttgggcagggacacagattaAAATTATATCTGTGTCCATGCCCATGGGTTTTATGGAAGGCAGAATTTAAGAGTGATGAATAAGactatctggtggaagaaatttctaagcaaaatattGAAGGATCTGCATGGCTACTTTTAACCATATACAGTAAaatgtaagagaaaagaaataaagatgaaatctataaccaaaaaaaaagcagaatgaaaagattttgaaaattttcagcctGGACACATAATGAATGAAAATGTGCGTTTAAGAGAACAGACCAAGGGTGTGACCAAGTGACCATTTGCTAATGAGATTAGTATAAATAGAAGGGCTCATCAAGACAatgggcatttcagagatctttgaggctgctcATCCCATTACAGGCCTAGAGATCTAGGAGGGCAGAATGGCTTTGGGGAATGGGCACAGGGTACGCTTCATTGGCCACCTGGAGTTTCTGCGCCCTGCATTCCTGGACAGTGTGCTTTGGCTGCTCCTGGTGTAGTTCAAGTAACCCCAGGTGTGGCTTGACCTACCACTCTGGAAGGATGGTACAAATGGTAGACTTTGGTAGCAATCCATTTGGTGTTAattctacaggcatgcacaatgCAAGAACTATGGAGGCATGActtcctccacctagatttcaaaggatgccaCGCAAAGCCTGTGGGCTCAGGCAGAAACTTGCTGCAGGAGCAGAGTCACCACAGAAAGTCTTCACCAGGGGATGCCTAGTGAAGCTGTGGGAGCAGAACTGCCCCTGACACTCAAGAACTGCAGAGCTACTGGTGTGCAATGCCAGCCTGGGAGAACTGCAGGTACTAGACTCTAACCTGTGAGATCTGCTGAGAGGACTGACCAAAGGCTTGAGGGCTCAACCCCAACCCCAGCATGCccaggatgtgggacatggagtcagaGGAGATTATTTTCCAGCTTAAAGACTTAATGTTGTTTTCCCTATTGGGTTCTAGACTTACTTGGGACCAGTCATCtcttttttcttgcctatttctttcttttggaatagAAATGTCTATTCTATACCTGTCTTACATCATATATTGGAAAGATATAACATTAATTCACAAGCTCACAGATGAAGAGAAATTTTCCTTGGGGTAAATTGTGCCTTGAGTCTCGCCCATATCTGACTTAGATGAGACACTTgaatttggacttttgagttgatgctggaatcAGTTAAGACATTTAGCAGCTATGGGGAAGGgacaaatgtattttgtatgtgagaagGACGCTACTTTTGGGTAACGAGGAGTGAAGTGCTATGAcatgaatgtcccctccaaaactcatgttgaaatttaattaccATTGTGACATTGTTGAGAGGTAagacttttaagaggtgattaagtcatgaggaatatcccctcatgaatgaattagtgCTGTTTTCACAGGAGTGAGTTTGTTATTCTGAGAGTGGATTTGTTATGAAGTGAGTTTggccctctcttgctctctcactctggccctctcttgcccttccaccttctgccatagGATGACACAGCgcgaaggcccttgccagatgccagtGTTATGCTCTTgaatcataagccaaataaattCTCAGTGTCCAGAATCATAAGCCAAGTATGTTTATTTCCTTTACAAATAATCCAAGCTGGTATTATTTATATTctcttatagcaatgcaaaatggactaccACTATCTAATTATGACTGTACTAGAACCTAATTATAGACATCTACTATCTAATTATTTGGATCTTATATCTTATATTTCTACcagaagttgattttttaaaaaccctattCGCCAGCATTCACAACAATACTTAGTATTCTCAGAGTTTTATGTTTTTCCAATCTGATGGATGTGATATAGTGGATGACTAAGTAAActttggcaagttatttaaattctCTGAGCTTCTATTGTCTCATCTCTTAAAGGATACTTCTCTGGattaatgaattagaaaaaagGTATTCTTTCTGGTCAGAACAGATCCTCATTTACTGGGCTTGGAAACCATGGGCATCTTTGTTTAAGCAAAAGTCTCCCCTTTCTCCAGCCAGTGCAGTCCCACCAGAGTCCACTGGTTGGCTTGCAGAGCACGGGCTGGCTGAATTTAAAGCTCATTCCCTACCTTGTCTGGTACTTTAATGCAATGCAAACTACCCAAACATACGTGATGGTTGTCACTCCTCACAGGACAAGACAACATGGCATCCTCACACAATACTCTTTAAAATTCTCAGTAGCCTCATCATCCCACTGCTGAACAGCTCAATTTTCTCACTTACTTTAGGGCTGGTAGAATCTGCTGATTGTTGTTGTTTAGGTAAACTTCTTCCTTATAAGGGCTTCTTCCAATATTATGTGAAATTCTAACAGTTATATTACCAAACAGCCAATTCCTATAATTGCTAGAAAGCTGGGAGTTAAAAGAGTggcctcttatttttaaaaaattctgcccACAGAGATGATATACACGATGGTGCTGAGACTGTTGGATTTGAGAGATGGAGAATCAAAAGACATTATAAAGTTTGAAGTCTAGATCTGGATACAGTCTGAATAGACACAGTTGTGTTAAACAGCCATAAAATACAGGATGCTCTCTAGAATTAGTCATTTAGTTCTTATTTGCCCCTGTCCCTatactcaccacaaagaagggcAGTGAAAGGAATATGCTGAAGCTTAACAAAAATAACTTTTCCCCCATTTTtatcctcaaatatttttatcttctttacaCCACAAATATCTGCTGAATGAGAAGCATTCCAATTCTCATATCGCCACTCTAGACTGGTTCTGTGACAACGTGAACAGTGTTACACCTCCTTTCCAGTATCAATGGGGCAGAGAGAAAGAGCCTTGGGATATCTAAAATGCATGTGGCCATCTCGTCAAAAAATTGCACAAAAATATAGGGAAGAACTTAGCAACAGGTGATGAAGGACCAAAGTGAGCATCTCTACCTTTCTACTCTGATTAGGACACCTCTCTCAGTCCACCTCCCTCCacacttcctcccttccccagaaaatacattttcagaGATGGACTATAAGGAAATGAGTTGGGCTAATAGAACTCTTACAAAAATGTCTGCATTTCCTTTCTCTAGTCCCTCCCAAATCACAAGAATATGTTCAACAGTGGAAACAGGCAGGAACTAAGGCTATGAGATTCTCCTGGGCAGACAATGGATTTCGTTATTACCAGCCTAATCTGCTTCCATGGTGTGATGGCGAATTGTACACACTCTTTGGCTTTTGTAATGATGATAAGAGAAAAGAGGAGTTAGAATTTTCTAGGTGACTTAATAATTAACGGTGAGGCTTGTACCACCTAAAACTGACTTAGAGAACAGCTAATCTTTGAGTTGACAGCAGTGTTTCATTCCATCTCGGAGGGCCTCTTTGACTTTGTCATTCCGGAGAGTAAAGATGAAAGGATTCTGGAAGGGGGTTAACACAGAAACCaacagggatccagtttcagctttctacatatggctagccagttttcccagcaccatttattaaatagggaatcctttccccatttcttgtttttgtcaggtttgtcaaagatcagatacttgtagatatggcacatgtatacatatgtaacttacctgcacattgcgcacatgtaccataaaacctaaagtataataataataataataaaagaaaagaaaaaaaaaaaaaagaaaccaacaggGAAACTATCTTATTGTACTTGACTCCCTGTGTTTGCTTGGGTTTCATGTAGAGAAACAAGCAGCTGCCATAGCCGATCACAACACAGGTGAAGTGGGAGGCACAAGTGGAGAAGGCTTTCCTCTGGCCAGAGGCTGACGGGATCTTGAGGATGGTGGAGATAATGTAGGTGTAGGAGACAATCGTAGGTCTCAAAGAACCAATGAGAATAAAAACAGCCATTAAGAAAAGGATAAACTCTGTGAAAAGAGAGTTATCACAGGACAGTTTGAGAAGTTGCCCTTGGTCACAGTAAAAATGGTCTAATGAATTTGATTTGTGCAAGGTAAACTGAAATGTGGCATAGACCGGCCAGATTTCAGAAAGAAATCCAAACACCCATGACACTATTACACCCAAATACAGGTACTGCTGTTCATAATGATGTTGTACTTCAAAGGGTTACACACAGCCACATAACAGTGCACAGCCATCACTCCAAGTAATGCAAACTCCGTGGTCACTACAGGAAAAGTTGAGTAATACATGTAGAGAAAGATACTGTCTGCATCCCAGGAAGCAGTAATCCCCAAAGCATCATGGGACAATTATGGCTGTGACCAGGATCTCCAGGGCAGAGAGGTGGTTGAGGAAGAAATACACAGGGGACTGCAGACGTTTATCCACACAGACAATCACGATGATGACCGTGTTTCCCATTAATGTcactaaatagaagaaaaagaatatagcAAAAAGAATGTGGTGTAGTCCTTGGGACCCAGGGAAGCCTAGAAGgtggaattcagtggcattagAGTGGTTGTCCATCATTTAGTCCTTGATTCTGCTTCTTTTGAAGCCCAGAGATTAAAAGAGAGGTGGCATTGCTCCACATGGTCCTGCTctcaagagagaaggaagaaagattaGGTTAAGAAACTATTTCCAACCTGAGAATCAGGTGACATGTCCCTGCTACTGTGGTCGGCACATACATAGCTTGAGGTACATGTTGTCATCCCACGTCTACAAGTGAGGCTCTCACTTCCCTGTGTAACCAGCCCCCTAGAATGGGTGAAGACATCTTCTTCTACTGGTGGTGAAATaccttccttgcctttttcccCACTAAATGTACCTTCTCTCGGGGGCAGAGGCTAAGACCTTTTAAATAGGCCAGTTTTAAAGGTGAGTCAATCAACTCCCTCCCATCCTGGAGTTGTCCTGTTTTCTCTTAGGTTAACTGTGCAAGATGACATAAAGGCATTTTATATGATGTTCAAAGGATAGAACTTTAAACCCCAGCTCTCATCTGTAATGGTAATGCATAGACCCACCTTTAGGGCCAGCAgaaaggaggcagaggatgtAAGATTAACATCTCTGCTGTTCCAGATTTtaaaatctccattttacagaacagCAAGATCTCTAAATGAGAACTCTAGAGCTTGGGATAATTTCCCAGAACAGATCCTTTCTTCTCTAATTCCATTTTCCTTCCAAAGTtgtgggaggaaggaaagatggcACCTGGCACAGATAAGGAATAGATCTGGGACCGCCAGCTGTTAAGGATGCCTGGCTCTCTGCCTGTCGCTTCATCCCATGATTCAAATGTCACCCTTtccaaagactctttccaatcacTCTGCCCAAAACAGAAAAGACACACTCATTATTGGACTTCCGTTTTTTTCATAACAGTTGTCATTACCTTGTATTATgtctaattatttatttcattccttcatttaacaataaacaaatgtagtcatgaacagaacaaagaaaattccaTGCCCTGTGGAGCTTATATTCAAGGAAGAGGTGGGGGCTAGACCACACACAAGACACCTAAGTAAAATATGTAATAGTTTAATTTGTTTATCAtgtcagagggaaaaaaataaacaagaaagaaggagaggaaatttaagcttatttattatttatctatgacattagaatataaactccatgagggctAGGACATATCTTCACTGTTGTATTCTGAGGCTGGcacataaaatttacatatataaattaagtagttatatattttatatatatatcatatatcttttatatagatatagacagatatatTATGTGAAATGAATATATCAtagatatatcttatatattaaattatgtaTTAATTTATCACAAGGTAAACCAACTAATAGCTGTGTGAGTCAAGATTTGAACCTAGGTCTGTCAGACTTCATCACTCACACAGCTAACTACCACAccttatattatattatttactatcttatattatttatcttatttatataagatatatgaaatatatcttatataaaatatacatatcatatatattttaagttatttaaatatagaagatatatatcatatatataaaataagtagtGCTGACAAATTTTGCCATATGaggtatggatggatggatggataatatATGATTAAATAATACTTGTTCTGGCCAGGATAGGTTGGGCCACATTCCCTCAATCCTACTCTGGTTGGTTTTCCTTCCTGCCTCACATTACCATTTTCCCTCCTGCCCTTCCCTTGCTTAGGTAACCCTCTTCCTGTCTGTGTCACTGTTTTACTAATGGTTTAAAAAGCTTCAGGGACAGAAGTGATGGGAAAGCTCAGTGTTCTAGTTTTCCACAATCTCTGCATAACCAGCACGAGATGAAGAAACATGAGCGAGAAGGACACCTACTGTCAGGGAGCTGTGACTGTGTCTAGCATTGGGTCCGAGAGGAGCCGGAAGTGCTCTCTGCTATGCAGAAAGGATCTGGAGATGAGCCTATACAATCTACTGCTCCCCTAGCCCACACTTCGATATCTGGGTGACTTTGTTCTAGGAGATAGGCAGGCCCAGAATGTCCCATCCTAAAATGCTTTTATCCTCTCCTTCATAGAGGAGACCCAGGGGCTTCATCACTTCTTCTGATGTTCTCTAGGGCTCCGCTGGGGCTACCTCCTGTCCCTCTAGGGCTGAGCCATGCACAGGGGCCAGAACAAGTTGCTGCAATCCCCACTCATGGCGAAGAAGGGAAATGTCCTCCCAGAGGAGCTTAGGAAAAAGCCCAGAAATGAGTGTTGTGCAAAGTTGAgggtcctctctctctcccctctcctctcgcTTCCCTTCTTCCCAAGGGTACTTAATCACCGAGTTACTGCTTCTTAATTAGCCCACGTTCAGGGAATCCCCAGGATCCCTGCAATCAGTCTAGTGGGAGCAGAACAAACTTTAAGTTATTCCCATTTTTTGACCAATTAAGTTTTAGAACTTTTGAAAGTTTTTGTTTGACGGGAAAACCTGAAATCTTACCAATCAGGGACTTCTTAATACTGGGGCTGCCTTCCTGAAAGCCTCAGGTGTAGGTTTCCAGATGTCTCAGATTCTAAACCCTCAACTCCCTCTGCCCTTTATCTTAGGCTTTTCTCAAGTTTCTCTAGTTATTCGGAGCCTAAATCAATCCTCTTCCCCCAGTAGGAGACACCACAATTGGCCTCTCAAACATGCACCAATATCCCAAAACAGTCTGCATATTGGTCTTGGTCAAAGCCTTAACTTCACCAAAAATCTTCTAAAAAGCCTGATGACtccttcattcattttaaaaaggcTCCTGTGTTTAGTCCTGTGAACTCTACAGAATACTGTAAGAGGTCCCTCCCCTAAATCgaactctattctgttctattgtctCAGATTTTATCTCCTCTTGATATATGTGCATCTGTATGCATTCCAGCAAGATtcttccagactttttttttccatggcATGTCCCTGATTACCAGCTGGACCACTGCAAAGTAGAGAGAGCATAAGGACAGCCTATGTACACAGTTCTGTTTGCAACCTGGAGGAACTGACAAAATGTAAGTTTGAAATCCGTCTAATGCTGGAGTAAGACAGAAAAAGTAGGAATTACAAAACATTTGtctgcatttttgttttcattttaagtattttaagtaCACCTGTTAAATCTGAGAATTTCAATTGGTGCCTAAGGGTATAAATTGAGATTAATCTTTCTTCCAATTCCTTAAATTGCCCAAGCCCAGCTACTTGCCATataattttagagaaattttCCAAGCATGTATGTCCATATTCTTTTTTGTAAAGGCTGTGAAAAATCTGTTTGCaaccttttctttctcatttaacaacatataaaatatatctttccaTGTCAGCACATATtactctacttcttttttttttacataggaTTCCATTATGTGGATGTCCTATTCTTTATTAGATAgccatttattaattaaatttaattgttgtttccatttttaattatgaaaaaatgaGGCTATAAATATTCTTAGATATTTGTAAGTACATAAACATGTACTTGTGAGTAAAGTAAGTATACATGTAAGTACATAAAcaattatatttctgaaaaaaaaaagattccctaGAGTTGGAATGTCTGGGTCAAATGCAGATGTATTGAAGCTATTACTTTTTATTGGCACCAAATTACACTACAAACATTTTGTATTGATTCACACAATTACTAAGACTGTGTAATAGAATGGGTCTTGTTTTCCTGACCTGTTATAAACCAAAggcataattaaaattttaattttaagttgaagagaataaaaacaagacaCCTTAAAAGGGAAATCAATTAACAAGCCtgatgaaatggaaaatttttgGAAGATAAAAATGACCAAAACCGACTCAAAAACAAATATGGATACAGAATCAACTTGagtatccatcaatggatgagtgaacacagaaaatgtggtgtatatatacaatggaatagaattcagccattaaaaggaatgaaatcttgtcatttgtggcaaaatggataaaactggaggacattacattaagtgaaataagccaggcacataaagacaaataccacatgttctcactcatatgtggaaattATGATCTCATAGAAGTACAGAATAGAATAATGGTTAACAGAAGCTAGAAAGGATATAGGGGAGGGGAAGACAGGCAGAGTTTGGTTAGTGgttacaaaatttcagttaaatagaagaaataagttccagTGTTCTATGGCATAGGAGGGTGACAAGTTTAATGACTAtctattgtgtatttcaaaatagctagaagagaggaattTGAATgtccccaacacaaagaaatgatgaacttttgaggtgatagatatcccaCTTACCCTGATTTGTTCACTACATGttgtatacacatatcaaaatatcacacgtaCCCCCAACATGTGTACAATTATTACGTAccattaaaactttaaaaataaatggccaCAGATGTTGCATAAAATTTAATCTTAATacagttgaaaatattttgtaaaaaataaatccaaagaaggggccaagatggctgaataagaaaagctctggtctgcagctgccagtgagaccaacacagaaggcaggtgatttctgcatttccaaccgaGGAACCCAGTTcgtctcactgggactggttaggcagtgggtgcagtCCACGGAAGGTGAGCAGAAgtagggtggggcattgcctcacctgggaagtgcaaggtgCCAGGGGACCTCCCTCCCT
This DNA window, taken from Pongo pygmaeus isolate AG05252 chromosome 6, NHGRI_mPonPyg2-v2.0_pri, whole genome shotgun sequence, encodes the following:
- the LOC129039979 gene encoding LOW QUALITY PROTEIN: olfactory receptor 9A2 (The sequence of the model RefSeq protein was modified relative to this genomic sequence to represent the inferred CDS: inserted 3 bases in 3 codons), producing the protein MMDNHSNATEFHLLGFPGSQGLHHILFAIFFFFYLVTLMGNTVIIVIVCVDKRLQSPVYFFLNHLSALEILVTAIIVPXMLWGLLLPGMQTVSFSTCITQLFXVVTTEFALLGVMAVHCYVAVCNPLKYNIIMNSSTCIWXVIVSWVFGFLSEIWPVYATFQFTLHKSNSLDHFYCDQGQLLKLSCDNSLFTEFILFLMAVFILIGSLRPTIVSYTYIISTILKIPSASGQRKAFSTCASHFTCVVIGYGSCLFLYMKPKQTQGVKYNKIVSLLKAETGSLLVSVLTPFQNPFIFTLRNDKVKEALRDGMKHCCQLKD